One window of Candidatus Polarisedimenticolia bacterium genomic DNA carries:
- a CDS encoding DUF2723 domain-containing protein has protein sequence MNPGRTDSSPDGRRRGILLAALACLAFILLFALRASEQTADSLDYALAARTARGMFHPHHLLFTPIVRLLGLVLAFLSPSPDSIVAGQIHNLLWAVTVLVATQVVAREILGADTGAFLAALGLLVCRGFWLYSTQLEVYVPAMGCLALIASILVRCRDRQLSLRQHLVLAGLLAMAVFYHQANLIFCVPLAYYLMAGGRKDRRGLVVIFGLAGLAVLSGYVAAFRFSDANQYAAASLGLQAERGIRGFLRFCLTYAYHPSPGWGTWRNVGVMGAGRLVHSQLRDITTFPWSLRFVAIPGFALSLALLFGWHLRQALTGRTNDVTRRFLVIWLATHYAFYLWWFPGEKEFFIIPLVPLALLLALLGRDLLEDRRPSPGRRRMLLAAALSGIGLLGLSNAGTTILPYHRSRGPAYQDAALLASRVPADCVAVVDYAVGQNLRYYFDRPTFVEAQMPLFYFYRREPLPERYRLDGRPCLVADLALVSPAYALGDLNAYDRPDEWLRYFEWAFGFEFDGKGELVASRAFEIVGAPDTGVYVWLHPPVRVTGGLGPLFGRLDGEWAARVEGGGRPFSSWLARTGR, from the coding sequence GTGAATCCGGGGCGCACCGATTCATCCCCCGACGGCCGCCGCCGGGGAATTCTCCTCGCGGCCCTGGCCTGTCTCGCCTTCATCCTCCTGTTTGCGCTTCGGGCATCCGAGCAGACGGCGGACAGTCTCGACTACGCCCTGGCCGCCCGCACGGCCCGCGGGATGTTCCATCCGCATCACCTGCTCTTCACGCCGATTGTGCGCCTGCTCGGATTGGTTCTAGCGTTTCTGTCGCCTTCGCCGGACTCGATCGTAGCCGGGCAGATCCACAACCTCCTGTGGGCGGTGACGGTCCTGGTCGCCACCCAAGTCGTGGCGAGGGAGATCCTCGGAGCCGATACGGGCGCGTTCCTGGCGGCGCTGGGTCTTCTCGTGTGCCGGGGCTTCTGGCTGTATTCCACGCAGCTCGAAGTCTACGTCCCCGCGATGGGGTGCCTGGCGCTGATTGCCTCCATCCTGGTCCGCTGCCGGGACCGGCAGCTGTCGCTTCGCCAACACCTCGTCCTTGCCGGCCTGCTGGCAATGGCCGTCTTCTACCATCAGGCCAATCTGATCTTCTGTGTCCCGCTCGCCTACTACCTCATGGCCGGCGGCCGGAAGGACCGGCGAGGATTGGTCGTGATCTTCGGGCTGGCGGGACTGGCCGTCCTGAGCGGGTATGTGGCGGCGTTCCGGTTCTCCGATGCGAATCAGTACGCCGCGGCGAGCCTGGGGCTCCAGGCCGAGCGGGGGATCCGTGGGTTCCTGCGGTTCTGCCTGACCTATGCCTATCATCCCAGTCCGGGCTGGGGCACATGGCGCAACGTCGGCGTCATGGGAGCCGGGAGGCTCGTCCACAGTCAGCTCCGGGACATCACGACTTTCCCGTGGTCGTTGCGATTCGTGGCCATCCCGGGGTTCGCCCTGTCGCTGGCGCTGCTCTTCGGCTGGCACCTGAGGCAGGCCCTGACAGGGCGGACGAACGATGTGACGCGGCGATTTCTCGTCATCTGGCTCGCCACCCATTACGCCTTCTATCTCTGGTGGTTCCCAGGTGAAAAGGAGTTCTTCATCATTCCGCTCGTCCCGCTGGCGCTCCTCCTGGCTCTTCTTGGAAGGGACCTGCTCGAGGACCGCCGGCCCTCCCCCGGCAGGAGGCGGATGCTGCTCGCCGCGGCCTTATCCGGCATCGGCCTGCTCGGATTGAGCAATGCCGGCACGACCATCCTTCCCTATCACCGATCGCGCGGCCCCGCCTACCAGGACGCGGCCCTGCTGGCCTCCCGCGTTCCTGCGGACTGCGTGGCGGTTGTCGACTACGCGGTCGGCCAGAACCTGAGGTATTACTTCGATCGGCCGACGTTCGTCGAGGCCCAGATGCCCCTCTTCTACTTCTACCGGCGCGAGCCGCTCCCGGAGAGGTACCGGCTCGACGGCCGGCCATGCCTGGTCGCGGATCTCGCGCTGGTCTCGCCGGCCTACGCGCTGGGAGATCTGAATGCCTACGATCGGCCTGACGAGTGGCTGCGGTATTTCGAGTGGGCGTTCGGATTCGAGTTCGACGGGAAGGGTGAACTCGTGGCGTCCCGAGCCTTCGAGATCGTCGGTGCTCCGGATACCGGCGTCTACGTCTGGCTTCATCCCCCCGTGCGGGTGACCGGTGGCCTTGGGCCGTTGTTCGGCCGGCTGGACGGGGAGTGGGCGGCCCGGGTCGAGGGGGGCGGGAGGCCGTTCTCGTCATGGCTGGCAAGGACCGGGCGTTGA
- a CDS encoding GDSL-type esterase/lipase family protein, protein MRKFLVLLLLGASSLLVAILTAAGGSRRPWSPFSLLCLACHLVLMAALVVSIVCYRRHTAWIQNAWLAVLASSLSLVTFDAVANRLKDVNRYARIQPDPIVHHRLWPDTTTRLQSEDFLATLHVNRYGLRGQEPDVPKKKGTCRLVILGDSFTMGEGVSDAQAFPAILETSLAGRLPVEVDVVNAGVDSYSPVLSYLDLREHLLRLEPDAVVLSLDMSDLLQEQYYRSLATYGPGGEIVAVPNPRLRGRITDWMDDWIKRNLYFLRFAYLEGQRRLDPEEKMEAVIQRRNGDLLAYTLAGDAVDRSRQWGDLFDSIVRIHLLCQRKGTLFFLAIYPWGHQVSGQEWVPGRSYWMPRDAVASDRVFDTIRRECADRGIALIDTVPAFRSYRGDKPLFFRHDMHFTPEGHRVMSDALRDPLIQALLPALRPRAAKSPGIS, encoded by the coding sequence GTGAGAAAGTTCCTGGTCCTTCTGCTCCTGGGCGCATCGTCCCTGCTGGTCGCGATTCTGACCGCGGCGGGAGGATCGCGCCGGCCCTGGAGCCCCTTCTCCCTGCTTTGCCTCGCCTGTCATCTTGTCCTTATGGCGGCTTTGGTCGTGTCCATCGTCTGCTACAGGAGGCACACGGCCTGGATCCAGAACGCGTGGCTGGCCGTCCTGGCCTCGAGTCTCAGCCTAGTGACGTTCGACGCCGTCGCGAATCGCCTGAAGGATGTGAACCGCTACGCGCGGATCCAGCCGGATCCCATCGTGCACCATCGACTCTGGCCGGACACGACGACGCGGCTGCAGAGCGAGGATTTTCTCGCCACGCTCCACGTGAACCGTTACGGATTGCGCGGTCAGGAGCCGGACGTTCCGAAGAAGAAAGGGACCTGCCGTCTCGTCATCCTCGGAGACTCCTTCACCATGGGAGAGGGGGTCTCCGACGCGCAGGCCTTCCCCGCCATCCTGGAGACGTCCCTCGCCGGGCGGTTGCCTGTCGAGGTGGACGTGGTCAACGCCGGGGTGGACAGCTACTCTCCCGTTCTCTCCTACCTCGACTTGCGTGAGCACCTCCTGCGCCTCGAGCCGGATGCGGTGGTCCTGAGCCTGGACATGAGCGACCTGCTCCAGGAGCAATACTACCGATCCCTGGCCACCTACGGTCCAGGGGGAGAAATCGTCGCGGTCCCGAACCCCCGGCTGCGAGGCCGGATCACCGATTGGATGGATGACTGGATCAAGCGCAACCTCTACTTCCTGCGGTTCGCCTACCTCGAGGGCCAGAGACGGCTCGACCCGGAAGAAAAGATGGAGGCGGTCATTCAGCGCCGCAATGGAGATCTTCTGGCCTACACCCTGGCAGGCGATGCGGTGGACCGATCACGGCAATGGGGGGATCTCTTCGACAGCATCGTCAGGATCCACCTGCTATGTCAGCGAAAGGGGACCCTGTTTTTCCTGGCAATCTATCCCTGGGGCCACCAGGTGAGCGGACAGGAATGGGTTCCCGGCCGCTCCTACTGGATGCCCCGCGATGCCGTCGCATCGGACCGGGTCTTCGACACCATCCGCCGGGAATGCGCTGACAGGGGCATTGCCCTCATCGATACTGTCCCCGCCTTCCGAAGCTATCGGGGCGACAAGCCTCTCTTCTTTCGACATGACATGCACTTCACCCCCGAAGGACACCGGGTCATGAGCGATGCGCTGCGGGATCCCCTTATTCAAGCCCTTCTCCCCGCCCTGCGCCCCCGGGCCGCAAAGAGTCCGGGTATTTCGTAA